A single window of Coffea eugenioides isolate CCC68of chromosome 7, Ceug_1.0, whole genome shotgun sequence DNA harbors:
- the LOC113778565 gene encoding pentatricopeptide repeat-containing protein At2g13600, whose product MARNVFFKQVIADLSLPNSSPFAKLLDSCIKSKSARDVVRVHARIHKSQFSHEVFINNRLIDAYGKCGSLDNARKMFDGMPRRNTFTWNSMISALTVSGFVCEAEKYFSLMPEPDQCSWNLMVSGFARHEFFIDSIEYFVKMHREDFVVNDYSYGSVLSACAGLRNLKMGTQIHASVAKSLHSADVYIGSALVDMYSKCGRVGCAQKVFDGMGERNVVSWNSLITCYEQNGPAIEALRVFVKMMNCGIKPDEMSLASVVSACASSNAIKEGKEIHAQIMKFDGFRNDIVICNALVDMYAKCGRISAARCIFDSLQMRTVVSETSMVTGYARVASVKSARALFSRMTERNVVSWNALIAGYTQNGENEEALGLFLQLKRESVWPTHYTFGNLLNACANLADLKLGKQAHAHVLKHGFRFQYGPEPDVFVGNSLIDMYMKCGSVLDGSSVFRSMVERDYVSWNATIVGYAQNGHGIEALDFFRQMLRAGEKPDHVTMIGVLCACSHAGLIEEGRLYFYSMEEYGIDPLKDHYTCMVDLLGRAGLLNEAKSLIESMPMPPDVVVWGSLLAACKVHGDIDLGRFVAEKLLELDPNNSGPYVLLSNMYAQLGLWTDVKRIRKLMRQQGVVKQPGCSWIEIESNMHVFLVKDKRHPQKREIYLLLKTLTKLMRLAGYVPDVGAFYADEEYRPEYTSVDELSSPLLASAAL is encoded by the coding sequence ATGGCAAGAAATGTATTCTTCAAACAAGTCATTGCAGACCTCTCTCTGCCCAACTCATCGCCGTTTGCTAAACTCTTGGACTCCTGCATCAAATCAAAGTCAGCTCGTGATGTGGTCCGTGTACATGCCCGTATCCACAAATCCCAGTTCAGCCATGAAGTTTTCATTAACAACAGGCTCATTGATGCTTATGGGAAGTGTGGTTCTCTGGACAATGCCCGGAAGATGTTTGATGGAATGCCTCGCAGGAATACCTTCACTTGGAATTCAATGATAAGTGCATTGACGGTGTCTGGATTTGTTTGCGAGGCTGAGAAATATTTCTCTCTAATGCCTGAGCCAGATCAGTGCTCGTGGAACCTGATGGTATCTGGGTTTGCACGTCATGAGTTTTTTATTGATTCGATTGAGTATTTCGTGAAAATGCATAGGGAGGATTTTGTGGTGAATGATTATTCTTATGGTAGTGTGCTTAGCGCTTGTGCAGGGTTGAGGAACTTGAAAATGGGTACTCAAATCCATGCTTCAGTGGCTAAGTCTTTGCACTCAGCTGATGTTTATATTGGGTCTGCGCTTGTTGATATGTACTCCAAGTGTGGGAGGGTGGGTTGTGCTCAGAAGGTATTTGATGGAATGGGAGAACGAAATGTGGTATCTTGGAACAGTCTGATTACTTGTTATGAACAAAATGGGCCTGCAATTGAAGCGCTAAGGGTCTTTGTGAAGATGATGAACTGTGGGATTAAACCAGATGAGATGAGTTTGGCTAGTGTGGTGAGTGCTTGTGCAAGTTCAAATGCAATTAAAGAAGGTAAAGAAATTCACGCACAAATTATGAAGTTTGATGGATTTAGAAATGATATTGTTATATGCAATGCGTTGGTTGATATGTATGCAAAATGTGGCAGAATTTCTGCGGCAAGGTGTATATTTGATAGCCTGCAAATGAGAACTGTGGTGTCAGAGACTTCTATGGTTACTGGATATGCTAGGGTAGCAAGTGTTAAGTCTGCAAGAGCACTTTTTAGTAGAATGACTGAAAGGAATGTAGTATCTTGGAACGCACTTATTGCAGGCTATACACAAAATGGGGAGAATGAAGAGGCATTAGGACTCTTTCTTCAATTAAAACGGGAATCTGTTTGGCCGACACATTACACCTTTGGGAATCTTCTAAATGCTTGTGCAAACCTAGCTGATTTAAAGCTGGGGAAGCAAGCTCATGCCCATGTTCTTAAGCATGGATTTCGGTTTCAGTATGGCCCCGAACCTGATGTTTTTGTTGGGAATTCTCTCATTGATATGTATATGAAATGTGGGTCAGTTTTAGATGGTAGTTCAGTTTTCCGAAGTATGGTTGAGAGAGATTATGTTTCATGGAATGCCACCATAGTAGGGTATGCTCAAAATGGGCATGGAATTGAAGCCCTTGATTTTTTCAGGCAAATGTTGAGAGCTGGAGAGAAGCCAGATCATGTAACGATGATTGGAGTCCTTTGTGCTTGTAGCCATGCAGGACTGATTGAAGAGGGGCGCCTATATTTTTATTCTATGGAGGAGTATGGTATAGATCCCTTGAAGGACCACTATACTTGTATGGTTGATTTACTTGGTCGAGCTGGACTTCTTAATGAAGCAAAAAGTTTGATTGAGTCAATGCCTATGCCTCCTGATGTTGTGGTATGGGGTTCTTTGCTTGCTGCTTGTAAAGTTCATGGAGACATTGATTTAGGTAGGTTTGTTGCTGAGAAGCTTCTTGAGCTTGATCCTAATAATTCTGGCCCCTATGTTCTTCTTTCAAACATGTATGCTCAACTTGGGCTGTGGACAGATGTTAAAAGAATCCGAAAACTTATGAGACAGCAAGGTGTTGTTAAGCAGCCTGGTTGTAGCTGGATTGAGATAGAGAGCAATATGCATGTATTTTTGGTAAAAGATAAGAGGCATCCTCAGAAGAGGGAAATATATTTGCTACTGAAGACACTAACTAAATTGATGAGGCTAGCTGGATATGTACCTGATGTAGGTGCTTTTTATGCTGATGAGGAGTACAGACCAGAGTACACCTCCGTAGATGAATTGAGCTCCCCTTTGCTTGCTTCGGCTGCACTATGA
- the LOC113777539 gene encoding ABC transporter G family member 5, with product MMSSVKKQGCEIQALGINYTITKPKVENPFKIFSREAKQRHQTAAEELDELPKVGNPPEVRHVLKDINCEAKPWEILAIVGPSGAGKSSLLEILAGKLTPQDASIFVNQKPFDKSRFKKISGYVTQKDTLFPLLTVQETLMFTAKLRLRLPEAELKSRVKSLMEELGLSHVADARVGDDRDRGISGGEKRRVSIGVEVIHDPSVLLLDEPTSGLDSTSALQIIDMLKKMAETRGRTIILSIHQPGFRIVKSFNSILLLANGTVLHHGTVDKLSLRLRVMGLELPLHVNVVEFAIDSIEVIQEHQALQQEMLSRQISQKKKGGDEGQSRSGKFTLQQLFQQSKVIDGENLDSGMDFANHFANSRLKETLILSHRFWKNICRTKELFTCRSLQMLISGLILGSIFYDLKYNLIGAEERVGLFAFVLTFLLSSTTEALPIFLQEREILMKETSCGSYRVSSYAIANALVYLPFLLILALLFSIPLYWLVGLHRSFLAFMQFLLLILLILYTANSVVVCFSALVPNFIVGNSVISGVMGSFFLFSGYFISKHEIPNYWIFMHYISLFKYPFEGFLINEFSGSGCLDVMFGACVVSGDDVLKEVGYGEESRWRNITIMICFIIIYRFISYVILRCRCSQRGLKGILI from the coding sequence ATGATGTCTTCAGTGAAGAAACAAGGTTGTGAGATTCAAGCACTAGGTATCAACTACACAATCACCAAGCCTAAAGTAGAGAACCCTTTTAAAATCTTCAGCAGAGAGGCAAAGCAGAGGCATCAAACTGCTGCTGAAGAGTTAGATGAGCTGCCAAAGGTCGGAAATCCCCCTGAAGTTCGCCATGTTTTGAAGGACATAAATTGTGAAGCAAAACCATGGGAAATTCTAGCCATTGTTGGTCCTAGTGGTGCTGGAAAATCCTCACTGTTGGAGATTCTTGCAGGGAAACTTACACCACAAGATGCATCCATTTTTGTGAACCAAAAGCCATTTGATAAGTCCAGGTTCAAGAAAATCTCTGGCTATGTGACACAGAAGGATACATTGTTCCCTCTCCTCACTGTCCAAGAAACGTTGATGTTCACCGCAAAACTTCGGTTAAGGCTTCCTGAAGCAGAGCTGAAATCCAGGGTGAAGTCACTGATGGAAGAGTTGGGGTTAAGTCATGTTGCTGATGCTCGAGTTGGAGATGATAGAGATAGAGGGATATCTGGAGGAGAAAAGCGGAGAGTTTCAATTGGAGTTGAAGTTATTCATGACCCTAGTGTTTTACTTCTTGATGAACCAACTTCAGGGCTTGATAGCACTTCAGCTCTGCAGATCATTGATATGCTTAAGAAAATGGCAGAAACTCGAGGAAGAACCATAATTCTTAGTATTCATCAGCCAGGTTTTAGAATTGTGAAGTCGTTCAATTCCATTCTTCTTTTGGCAAATGGCACGGTCCTGCACCATGGCACCGTTGATAAGCTGTCTCTGCGTCTGAGGGTAATGGGACTAGAGCTTCCTCTTCATGTTAACGTTGTCGAATTTGCCATTGACTCCATTGAAGTTATTCAGGAGCATCAGGCATTGCAGCAAGAAATGCTGTCTCGTCAAATTTCTCAGAAAAAGAAAGGAGGAGATGAAGGGCAGAGTAGAAGTGGTAAGTTCACCTTACAACAATTATTTCAACAGTCAAAGGTGATTGATGGGGAAAATTTGGATTCTGGGATGGATTTTGCTAATCATTTTGCAAATTCTAGATTGAAGGAGACCCTAATTCTTAGCCACAGATTTTGGAAAAACATTTGTAGGACTAAGGAGCTTTTCACTTGTCGTAGCCTACAGATGTTGATCTCTGGCCTAATATTAGGCTCAATCTTTTATGATCTCAAGTACAATTTAATTGGTGCTGAGGAAAGAGTTGGTCTCTTTGCATTCGTCTTAACATTTCTCCTGTCAAGCACAACGGAAGCTCTGCCTATATTCTTGCAAGAAAGGGAGATTCTGATGAAGGAAACCTCTTGTGGAAGCTACAGAGTTTCTTCATATGCTATAGCAAATGCTCTAGTTTACTTGCCATTTTTGCTGATTTTAGCACTGCTTTTCAGCATTCCTCTATATTGGCTGGTCGGATTACATCGGAGTTTCCTGGCTTTCATGCAATTTTTACTGTTGATTTTGCTGATTCTGTATACAGCAAATTCAGTGGTGGTTTGTTTCAGTGCCTTGGTGCCAAATTTCATTGTGGGAAATTCAGTGATTTCTGGGGTGATgggatcatttttccttttctcaggATACTTCATATCCAAGCATGAGATACCAAATTATTGGATTTTCATGCATTATATATCCTTGTTTAAGTATCCATTTGAAGGGTTCTTGATCAATGAGTTCTCTGGCTCTGGATGCTTGGATGTCATGTTTGGAGCTTGTGTAGTGAGTGGTGATGATGTGCTCAAGGAAGTAGGTTATGGTGAGGAAAGCAGGTGGAGGAATATTACCATAATGATCTGCTTTATCATAATTTACAGGTTCATTTCCTATGTCATTCTTAGGTGCAGATGCTCCCAGAGAGGACTCAAAGGGATTCTCATTTGA